The genome window CTAAAGCGTATGTTATGGATTTAAAAGATGAATTTGTTAAAGAGTTTGTTTGGCCAGCTTTGAAGGCAAATGCTACGTACCAAGGAACGTATCCCCTTAACTCTGCACTTTCACGTCCTTTGATTGCCAAGGCTATGGCCATGGTGGCTAAAAAGGAGAATGCCGGAGCAGTAGCTCATGGATGTACAGGGAAAGGACAAGATCAGGTGCGTATAGAAGTATGCACTAACGCCTTGAACCCAGAACTTGACGTACTTGCTCCAGTTAGAGATTGGCACTTTAGCCGAGAAGCTGAAATGGAATATGCTCAGCAACACGGAATTCCTGTTAAGGCAACTACGGCATCTCCATACAGTATTGATGAAAATCTTTGGGGACGATCCATCGAATGTGGAATTTTAGAAGATCCATGGAATGAGCCACCTTCTGATGCATATACATTGACTGTAGATCCTTGGAACGCTCCTGACCATCAGGAATTTGTTGAAATAACTTTTGAAAAAGGAATACCGGTGGCGCTAAACGGAGAAAAAATGGATGGTCCCTCACTCATTCTTGCTCTAAATGCAATTGCTGGAAAACACGGCGTGGGTCGAATAGATATGGTAGAAGATCGTCTTGTAGGCTTTAAGAGTAGGGAAGTGTATGAATGTCCAGCAGCTATTACACTTATTGCGGCTCATAAAGCATTGGAAACACTAACTCTTGATAAAAAAGTGTTGGCAGCAAAGAAAGAACTGGAAGCTACATATGCAGAACTCACATATGAGGGATATTGGTATTCGCCTTTGAAGGAAGCTATAGATAGTTTTGTTGATACGACACAAGAATATGTAAATGGCGTTGTTAAAGTTCGCTTCTATAAAGGACAAGCCGTTGTTCGAGGCATGAAATCTGAGAGTTCTATATATCAACAGAATTTAGCGACATACTCAGAGGGAGACGCCTTCGATCACCAGGCCGCAGTTGGGTTCATCAAAATCTGGGGGCTTCCTTTAAAGACTTGGAAACAGGTACATAAGGATAAAGTGCCAGTTGAGATTT of Aminobacterium sp. MB27-C1 contains these proteins:
- a CDS encoding argininosuccinate synthase — translated: MLDKKKVVLAYSGGLDTSVATMWLKEKGYEVITMTADVGQTVDLEEAKQKALKSGASKAYVMDLKDEFVKEFVWPALKANATYQGTYPLNSALSRPLIAKAMAMVAKKENAGAVAHGCTGKGQDQVRIEVCTNALNPELDVLAPVRDWHFSREAEMEYAQQHGIPVKATTASPYSIDENLWGRSIECGILEDPWNEPPSDAYTLTVDPWNAPDHQEFVEITFEKGIPVALNGEKMDGPSLILALNAIAGKHGVGRIDMVEDRLVGFKSREVYECPAAITLIAAHKALETLTLDKKVLAAKKELEATYAELTYEGYWYSPLKEAIDSFVDTTQEYVNGVVKVRFYKGQAVVRGMKSESSIYQQNLATYSEGDAFDHQAAVGFIKIWGLPLKTWKQVHKDKVPVEIFC